Genomic DNA from Chloroflexia bacterium SDU3-3:
TCCGGCAGGCCCAGTTGCAAAAGATTCCGTACATGCTTATAATCGGCGACAAGGAGCAGGAGGCCGGGGCCGTGGCGGTGCGCAAGCGCAGCGGCGAGGACTTGGGCGCGCTCCCGGTCGATGAGTTCCTGGCCCGCGTGCTTGAGGAGATCCGCACGCACGCAGTGTAGCCAGCCGTTGAGGGCGGTGTGCGGCGCACGCAGCACCCATCGCCCAGCATACAGTAACGCAGGAGCGGGCGGCACACCACCGCCCGCTCACTCTTACGCAGGCCTGCCCCGCGCGGGCAGAGGAAGGAGCGGCTGCATGGGACGATTTTTGATCGGCTTGTTGGTTGGCGCGGCGACTGGGGCTGCCGTGGTCTACTTCGCCGCCCCGCGCTCGGGCAATATGCAGCGCAAGCAGCTGAAGAGCCTGTGGGACGGCGCGGTCGAGGCCGCGCGCGATGCCAGCAGCATGCGCACCCAGGAGCTATGGGCCGAATACCACGCGCGCATCGGGGGCAAGAACTAACCAATGGATCTTCGCACCGCGCTCGGCAATATTCACCGCGACCCCGACTGGTGGCGCAAGGTGCTCACCGGCGGCGCGCTGACGCTGACGGTCTTCGGGGCGCCGTGGTCGGCTGGGCTGGCGGTGGAAAGCTTGGAGAACGTGCGGCGCGGCTACCCATCCCCGCTGCCACCCTCGGTCGACTTCGGCGGGCGCTATGTGATCGGCCTGTTCGCCCTGATCATCGACTTTTTGTTTTTTGCCATACCGCTGTTTGTGCTGGGCATGCTGTTTATCTGCGGTATCGGCAGCATGGCCTTCAGCCAGAGCGGCCAGGTTTCGCCGCTAATCTCCGGCGGCGCGGCGGCGGTGATCGCGCTGTTCTTGCTGGCCGTCTTCGCCAGCAGCATCGCGCCAGCGGGCCGCCTGATCTATAGCGCCGAGGGCGATATCGAGCAGGCGCTCAGCATGGCCACAGTGCGCCGCGCCTTCGACCCGCAGCTGCGCGGGGCCTACGCGCGGGCGCGGCTGCGCTCGCTGGTGGGCTACATCCCCTTCACTCTCTTTCTTGCCATCCTCTGGCTCACCTCGGGCCTGGTCTTCCCCGGCAGCTGGCTGCTCACCCTCATCCTGCTATGGCTGGCCTGCAGCGCGCTGACCTACGCCCACCTGGTGGTGGCCCAGCTCTACGGCGATGCCGAGCGCGCCAGCTGGTAGCCAAAGCCACCCTGCAACCTTTTGCCCCGAAGTGCGTAATACCTGTGTAGTTAGTGCTATTGTGAAACGAGTAGATCGCTAGGGACGCATACGATACGAAAGGAACGAGCGCATGGACATTGGGAAAGCCTTTGGCTTCGTCTTTGAGGACGAGCGCTGGATCACAAAGGTGCTGATCGGCGGCCTGCTGGTCTGGATCCCCATCGTGAACTTTGCGGTATTCGGCTACATGCTGAAGGTCGCCGAAAACGTAGCCAAGGGATCAAGCACCCCGCTGCCCGAGTGGTCGGACTTTGGCGACCTCTTTATGCGCGGGCTGTACTACGTCATCATCTACATCGTCTACTCGCTCCCCTCAATCATCGTCAGCTGCATCTTCGGTGTGATCCAGGGGGGCCTGACCGCATCGGCTGACCAGAGTAGCGACGCCGCAGCAGGCGGTGTTGTTCTGCTCGCCTGCATTGGCAACATCATCACGTTGGTGCTGAGCATCGGCACCATGTTTGTGCTGTACCCGGCGCTCGCCCGCTATGTGGCCACCGGCTCGCTCAGCGAGGCCTTCAAATTTGGCGAGGTGTTCTCCTCGGCTCGTGCGAACGTGAGCACCTGGGTGATGGTCATCCTGGTCGCTATCCTCGCAGGGCTGGTCGGCTCGCTTGGTCTGATCGCCTGTGTCATCGGTGTTATCTTCACGCTGTTCTACGCCCAGGTGGTGCAGGGCCACGTGCTTGGCCAGGCCATCGTGAAGACTGGCCTGCTGCCCGCCTACGGCGACACCCCGGCACCCTATGTGCCGCCCACGTCATACCAGTAGGCTTGACGCCATTCTAGGCATACCCTCATGCCGCCCTCACACACCAGAGAGGGCGGCATTTTTCCGCCGCCGGGCTGGGCGCTACTGCTGGCCCAATTCGGCGCACGACCGCTGCTTCACACCACGGCCTGAGAAGAGCTGGATCGCTGGCCGATCGATCCGAAAGAGACGGGAGAGCAACAGATGGACATTGGGAAAGCCTTTGGCTTTGTCTTTGAGGACGAGCGCTGGATCACAAAGGTGCTGATCGGCGGCCTGCTGATCTGGATCCCCATCGTGAACTTCGCGGTATTTGGCTACATGCTGAAGGTCGCCGAGAACGTAGCCAAGGGATCGAGCACCCCGCTGCCCGAGTGGTCGGACTTTGGCGACCTCTTTATGCGCGGGCTATATTACATCGCCATCGCGGTGGTCTATGCCATCCCGCTCATCGTGCTCTACTGCGGCCTAATGGCGCTCGTGGGCGGCGCAGGCGTGGCTTCCGACCAGGGCAACGACGCCGCCGCTGGCGGGCTGGGCCTAGTGGCCTGCTTTGGCTACCTGGTGCTGTTTGTGTTGGCCATCCTCACCAC
This window encodes:
- a CDS encoding DUF4013 domain-containing protein encodes the protein MDIGKAFGFVFEDERWITKVLIGGLLIWIPIVNFAVFGYMLKVAENVAKGSSTPLPEWSDFGDLFMRGLYYIAIAVVYAIPLIVLYCGLMALVGGAGVASDQGNDAAAGGLGLVACFGYLVLFVLAILTTLVQFPAVARYVATGSLSEAFKVSEVIAATRAEIGTWIMVIVVVILASIVGQLGTIACGVGVLFTLFYAQVVQGHALGQAIVKTGLLPTYGDAPAPYVPPTSYQ
- a CDS encoding DUF4013 domain-containing protein, whose translation is MDIGKAFGFVFEDERWITKVLIGGLLVWIPIVNFAVFGYMLKVAENVAKGSSTPLPEWSDFGDLFMRGLYYVIIYIVYSLPSIIVSCIFGVIQGGLTASADQSSDAAAGGVVLLACIGNIITLVLSIGTMFVLYPALARYVATGSLSEAFKFGEVFSSARANVSTWVMVILVAILAGLVGSLGLIACVIGVIFTLFYAQVVQGHVLGQAIVKTGLLPAYGDTPAPYVPPTSYQ
- a CDS encoding DUF4013 domain-containing protein, producing MDLRTALGNIHRDPDWWRKVLTGGALTLTVFGAPWSAGLAVESLENVRRGYPSPLPPSVDFGGRYVIGLFALIIDFLFFAIPLFVLGMLFICGIGSMAFSQSGQVSPLISGGAAAVIALFLLAVFASSIAPAGRLIYSAEGDIEQALSMATVRRAFDPQLRGAYARARLRSLVGYIPFTLFLAILWLTSGLVFPGSWLLTLILLWLACSALTYAHLVVAQLYGDAERASW
- a CDS encoding YtxH domain-containing protein, producing the protein MSSWPACLRRSARTQCSQPLRAVCGARSTHRPAYSNAGAGGTPPPAHSYAGLPRAGRGRSGCMGRFLIGLLVGAATGAAVVYFAAPRSGNMQRKQLKSLWDGAVEAARDASSMRTQELWAEYHARIGGKN